Below is a genomic region from Isosphaeraceae bacterium EP7.
TGCATCCCGCCGAAGCATTCGGCGGAATTCGTGCATCACATGGAGGACGTGCTGGAGGTCTACCACAGGCCGTATGACCCCCGACGGCCGGTGGTCGGCATGGACGAGTCGTTCAAGTAGTTGATCGGCGAGGTCCGCGAGCCGCTGGCGCCCGGGCCCGGGCAGATCGAGCGGTACGACAGCGTCTACACCCGCAACGGCGTGGCCAGCGTGTTCCTGGCCTTCGAGCCTCTGGGCGGATGGCGCGAGGCGAGGGTCACCGACAGCCGCACGCGGGCCGACTGGGCCCACTTCATCCGCGAGATGATCGACGGCCGGTACAAGGACGCCGAGCGGGTGGTCCTGATGATGGACCAGCTCAACACGCACTCGCCCGCGAGTTTGTATGAGGCGTTCCCGCCCGCGGAGGCGCGGCGGATCGCCGACCGGCTGGAGATCCACCACACGCCGAAGCACGGCAGCTGGCTGAACATGGCCGAGATCGAGCTGTCGGCGCTGTCGCGTGACCTGCCCGATCGGATCGGCGATCGTTCGTCGATGGTGCGGCACGTCGGTGCCTGGAAGGGCCGCAGGAACGGGGCGGGGGTGAAGGCCGATGGCAATTCACGGCCGCCGATGCGAGGACGAAGCTCCGCAAGCTCTACCCGTCAACCGACGCGTGACAGACCACTACGGCTTGGAGCGATTGGCGTTGCTGGGCGAGAACCCGGAACGCCTAGTGCGCTCTTGTCATCGCGACGACCGGCCTGCAGTCGGGGGGTTGAGCCAGGTTTGGGCCCTGGACTTCCTGAGCGACACACTCGCGGACGGGCGCAAACTCCGAGTGTTGACCGTGATCGACCCGTTCCATCCGCAAGTGCCTGGCGATCCGAGACGACCGTCGGTTTAGCTCGGTACAGGTCGCCGAGTTCCTGGCGGAGGTCGGGGACGATCGGGAGACTCCAAGGGGAGGGTCGAGTCCTGGAGCGTCGATGGCAATGAACGACGTCCCACCACAGCCTTTGGCGACCTGCCTTCAGGGAGTTCGGATCGATGAATAGCGTCATGAATTCCGCTTCGTCGGGCCGAGAAGCTCTCGTTCAGCCGAGCCAACTTCCCGAGGCAGGTCAGAGGAAGTCGGTGGCACGTCAAGAACCACCTCCATTCAGTTGCAAAATCCCGCCGGCCACGGGACGATGATCTTCAAGAGGCTGTGAATGCGAACGAGGTAAAGCCCGTCGTCGGCTCTGTGATGGGAGTGGGCACGGTCGGGGACGGAGGGATTGCACTCCCTCCAATCCTCCAGATCTAATGGCCGCACTCCGCGGGCACCCACTCTCCCTGGGTTACATTGCATATCCGCCTCCCCGGAGTGCCCGCAATGAAACGGCGAGACTTCCTGGCCTCGGTCGCCACGGCGGCCGCCCCGCTAATCGCTACCCCCCGGCCGGGCCTGTGCGTGGACTCGGAGCCCGACTCGCGTACGTTCGCCACGCCGGCAGAGGCCGCCAAGTCACCCCCCGAGATGCTGGCCTATGTCGCCGCCATCTATGAGGGGACTGGCATCCGCAAGCCGGACTACCTCGCAACGATCGATGTCGATCCGAAATCGGAGACGTATTCTCGAGTCGTGCACAGGCTGCCGATGCCCAACGTCGGCGACGAGTTGCACCACTTCGGATGGGATGCCTGCGCGAGCTGCCACGGCGTTCGGGGGCGCCGTTACCTGATCCTGCCCGGGCTGCTTTCGGGGCGGATCCACATCGTCGACACGCTCGACCGTCGCCGGCCGAAGCTCTACAAGGTGATCGAGCCGGACGAGATCCGATCGAAAGCGAGGCTCTCCGGTCCCCATACCGTCCACTGCCTGGCCGATGGCCGCGTCATGATCTCCATGCTGGGTGACGAGGCCGGCAACGCCCCGGGCGGCTTCCTACTCCTCGACGACCGGTTCGACGTCGCGGGGCGCTGGGAGGCGGGCCTGGATGGAATGAACTACAACTACGACTTCTGGTATCAACCGCGGCACAACGTGATGGTCAGTAGCGAGTGGGCCGCGCCCAAGACCTTCCGGGAGGGGTTCAAGCCCGCCGATGTCGCGGCCGGCAAATACGGCCGCCGGCTCCATTTTTGGGACTGGCAAGAACGAAAGATTAGCCAGACGATCGACCTGGGCGAGGACGGCCAGATCCCTCTGGAAGTCCGATTCCATCACGACCCGGCCAGCACTCATGGCTTCGTCGGTGCGGCGCTCTCGAGCACCGTCTGGCACTGGCACAAGGTCGGCGGGCGTTGGGACGCACGAAAGGTGATCTCGGTGCCCGCGGAAGTCGTCAAAGGCTCGAAGGACCCAGTGCCGGGCCTGATCACCGACCTGGTGCTCTCGCTCGACGACCGCTGGCTGTACCTGTCTAACTGGCTGCACGGTGACGTTCGCCAGTACGACGTGACCGATCCCGCGAAGCCGCGCCTGGCCGCTCAACTCTGGCTGGGTGGCATGCTCGGCAGGCCCTCCGACGCTAAGGCCTCGCTGACCGGCGGCCCGCAGATGCTCCAACTCAGTCTCGACGGCAAGCGACTGTACGTGACCAACTCGCTGTTCAGCCGTTGGGACAACCAGTTCTACCCACAGATCGCCGAGAAGGGCTCCTACATGCTCCGGGTGGACTGCGACACGAAGTCCGGCGGCATGAGCCTCGACGAGCGATTTCTGGTCGATTTCGGCAAGGAGCCCGAAGGTCCGGCACGCGCCCATGAGGTCCGCTTCCCGTATGGAGACTCGACATCAGACATCTGGGCCTAACGTGGTTCCGGGGCAGCGATCGAGTCTCAGAATGGGGCGGGAGAATTGAATCGATTATTGGGTCAGTCCGCCTTTCGCAAAACCTGCAGGTCCCCTCTTGGGGGAATGTTCGGGCTGCGGCCGAGGCATGATGTTCAACTCCCATTCCAAGAGGTGCCCGATGTCGTTGGCTCGTCAGTCGCTTCGGCCACGGTGCGGCGGTCGCCCGCGCAGCGACTACGCCTCGGCCACAATCGTCCGGATCTCCTCGGCCGTCATGCCCGGCCGCAGCTCCCGCGCCAGGCATGTGCGGGTGTGCTGGTCGATCAGACTCAGCCACTTGAGGCTCCGCCCGTCGCAAGTCCTGTCGAAGTGGAAGTCCCAGGTCCGGACGCCTCCTTGCCACGCGAGGGCTGCGGGTGGGAGGCGTTGGCACCCCGGCCATGCGGGCCGACGGACTCCGGAAGTGGCCCTGGGCCTGCAAGCTTCAGGCCCAGGGACCGCCATTGGCGGCGCAAAGTCTCCGTGCTGACCGGCACCCTTGGCATTCCAGCAGTGCCCAGCTCCGCCGTTATTGACCTTCGGATGGTTAAATTCCGGTTCGGAAAGGGGAGATCCGACCCGTTCCAGAGCGACCGAATCAGCCCCGGATTGCCCCTGATACGGATTCTAATTAATTCCTGCGCGCCCCATTGCGCCATAATCATACCGAAGTCATGATGGGTTTTACCTTAGGGGACACCCATCATGCACGTCGCCGACCACCTGCCCCCGGACGAACTCCGCGCCCTGGCCGACGCTGCGACGGAGAAACGTCGCTTCCTTCGCGTCCGCGCCGTCATCCTGGCCCGCGAGGGCCGCACCGCCCCCGAGATCGCCGCAGCCCTGGGATGCTCCCGCCGCGGCGCCCAGGATTGGGTCGCCCGCTACAATGCCGACGGGCCCGGCGGCCTCGACGATCGACCCCGGCCGGGGAGACCCAGCTTCCTGACGCCCGAGATGGCCGACCGCCTCCGCCGGCGGATCGACGCCGGCCCCGCACCCGAGGACGCCACCTGCGCCCTCCGTGGCCCCGAGGTCCGCGCCCTCCTGGGGCGTGAGTTCGGCGTCCTCTACAGCCTCCCGGCCGTCTACGCCCTGCTGCACCGCCTGGGCTACTCCTGCCTCGACCCCAGGCCAAGCCACCAGAAGGCTGACCCCGAGGCGCGGGAGCTGTTCAAAAAAAAAGTCGCCGGCCGGATCGACGACGTCGGCCGCGCCCACCCCGGCAAGCGGGTCGAGGTCTGGTTCGAGGACGAGGCGAGGTTCGGCCAGAAAGGGACGCTGACGACCGTCTGGGCGAGGCGAGGCTCGCGGCCCGCCGCCGTCCGCCAGACGCAGTATGACGACCTCTGGGTGATCGCCGCGGCGTGCCCGGCCAGCGGAGCGGCGGCCGGGATCATCATGCCGCAGCTGGACACCCCGACGATCAACCTGTTCCTGAAGGAGTTCTCGCGGCAACTCGCCCCGGACGTCCAGGCCGTGCTGATCTGGGACAACGCCGGCTTCCACATCAGCGGCTCGCGGCTCTTGCCGCCGAACGTCTCGGTGATCCAGCTCCCGCCGTACTCGCCGGAGCTGAACCCGATCGAGAACTTCTGGCATTACCTGCGCAGCCACTACTGGTCAAATCGCGTGTACGAGGATTGGGAGGCGCTGAAGGGGGCGGCCGTCGAGGCGATGGCGGCCGTGGGCACGGACGCCGAGCGGATCAAATCCGTCTGTGCCGCCCCCTATCTCGATCGCCGAGAAAGCGCAGGAATTAATTAGAATCCGTATCAGACACTTAAACGCAACGCATACTTCGGGGCTCTCGACTTGCCCGAGCGGGCTTGTCCCTTCGACTCATCATCGTGCTCGGCTACGTCACCGACGTAGTCACCGTATCCACTTGCGGAGGAGCCACGAATTGCTGGCTGGAGAATCGTCTCGCCGAGAGCCAATTGACCTACCCAATGCGCAGGGCTCCATCGGACCCAGCAGAATATCCCCGCTCCTGAATCGTCGCCGTCGATATCGAAGTCGTGGCCGGCAATATTGGAGGGGAGGGGGCACGAGGCGCTACGGCACCCAGTTAGGGCTTCCGATTCAGGTCTGCAAACTCATCCGGATTCAAGCCTGAACGGCAGGGCTTGAGGGTGCAACCGGGCGTTGCCATCTCAGGTACAGAAAGTCGTCAACACCAGCGAGCCTCGCATCGCCCAGGTTTCATGCCCGGAGCGAATTACCTACCATCTTCGACTTCGCCGCGTTCGAAGGCGTCCTGAAGCCTACCTTGGTCGAGACCCCCGTCGACTTCCGGACTTGACTCTCCAAAAATCACACAACGTCAACTTCCGCTGTGTGGGCGTCTAGAAAAGTGTGCTGGCCGACAGGGCTTCACATGGCCCGAATTGGTCAACGAGTCCCATTGCTACAGATGGATGGACGGCATTCGTAATCGCGTCGATGCCGAAAGCGATGCTGAGGCCACGGACGACTACGTGAGCAGGCTGGTATCACTTAACTTCTCGGTGCGGCGACCCCTGGCCAAGGGTACAGATGCCGCTGACGTCGAATCCATCAGGCTTCGGAAAGCCTAGAAAGGGTGTCAGCAGGGAGTTACGCTCCCTGCTGACAATGGAGTCGATCAATAGCGGTACTGATCGGACTTGTAGGGTCCTTCCTTGGGGACGTGAATGTAGGCGGCCTGCTCTGGCGTCAGTTCGGAAAGCTCAACGCTCAACGTTTTCAGCTGCAAGCGGGCCACGTGCTCGTCCAGCTTCTTGGGCAGAACGTAGACGCCGACGGGGTATTTCGCGTTGTCCTGCCACAGTTCGATCTGGGCCAGGACTTGATTGGCGAAGGAAGAACTCATCACGTAAGAGGGGTGTCCGGTGCCGCAGCCGAGGTTCACGAGGCGCCCCTTGGCGAGCAGGATGATGCGTTTGCCGTCGGGGAAGATAATGTGATCGACCTGCGGCTTGATCTCCTCCCAGGTGTACTTCTCGAGCGACGCCACGTCGATTTCGTTATCGAAGTGGCCGATATTGCAGACGATGGCCTGATTCTTCATCTTGGCCATGTGGTCATGCGTGATGACCCTGTAGTTGCCGGTGGTCGTCACGAAGATATCGGCCTTGTCGGCGGCGTAGTCCATGGTGACGACGCGGTAGCCTTCCATGGCTGCCTGCAACGCGCAGATCGGGTCGATCTCGGTGACCCACACCTGAGCGGAAAGAGCACGCAGGGCCTGAGCCGAGCCTTTGCCCACATCGCCGTAGCCCGCGACCACGGCGATCTTCCCGGCAATCATCACATCGGTGGCGCGCTTGATGCCGTCCACCAGCGACTCGCGGCACCCGTACAGGTTGTCGAACTTGGACTTGGTGACGGAGTCATTGACGTTGATGGCGGGGAATTTCAGTTCGCCTCGCTTATGCATCTGATAAAGGCGGTGGACGCCGGTGGTGGTCTCCTCGGTGACGCCCTTGATGGCGGCGAGGTTTTTTGCGTACCAGCCGGGTTGCGAGGCGATGCGGCTCTTGATGGCGGCGTAAAGGACGCGCTCTTCCTCGCTGGTGGGATTGTCGAGGACGTGGATGTCCACTTCGGCGCGGGCGCCGAGGTGAAGTAACAAGGTCGCATCTCCGCCATCGTCGAGGATCATGTTCGAGTGCCCGCCGTCGGCCCACTCGAAGATCTTGTGCGAGTAATCCCAGTACTCCTCCAGGGACTCACCCTTGAAGGCAAAAACGGGGATACCAGCGGCCGCGATTGCGGAAGCTGCATGATCCTGGGTCGAGAAGATATTGCACGAGGCCCAGCGGACCTCGGCACCGAGAGCTTTGAGCGTCTCGATCAGGACGGCCGTCTGGATGGTCATATGGAGCGAACCGGTGATGCGCGCGCCCTTGAGGGGCTGACGCGAGGCATACTCCTCGCGGATGGCCATGAGGCCGGGCATCTCAATTTCGGCGATGGCCATCTCGCGACGGCCCCAGGGGGCAAGCGAAATGTCGCGGACGTGGTAGTCGCTGAAAGTCGCTGCGGGCTTTTGGGCAACGGCGGTCACGTTCATAGTCTCCAAAACGATGAACGGGCGCCGTTACACGGTGAGAATTCACCCCATCGAGCCTGGCAGGAACGCTCATGCGTACCGTCGCAGCGCCCCTCGATGATATGGTGTTGGTTTGCTTACTTGGAGCAAGGCTCCGTGGAAAAACCCTCTGCTCGACCATTTAATTCATAGCAAAACGAGCCGACAAGAGGCAAGGGGAAGGAAGTTGGAGTCCAGCGCCCTGTTTAAATCGTCATTCAATCGACGGTTCGGTGCCGGCTCATAACGACGACGATGACGCGGATTTCCCGGATTCCACCGGTCGATCGGGCATTGTGTCTCGTCCTGATCGACCGACGCATAAACGAGCCCGTGGCGTCCGCGGCCTCGGAACGATATCGATGCTCTGGGCGACGGTCGGCTCCGCCTCGACGGCGAATCGCAGCAGGCATCCCGGAGCCTACAAGGCCTTGATCTTCCGCCAGAAGCAGACTCTCACCCCCGAATGGGCCACCGGGCTCTGAGGCGAAAACGAAACATTGGGGCCGAACCTGCGAACGTCGAGCTCCAACTTCCCCGTTTCTGCGAATTCCGCGATCAAACTGTCCTCAACAGCCGCCCTTTCATCTCCGCTATTTCCCTTCGAAAGCACTTTAAACGTTAGAGTTAGGATCGATTTTCGGGACGGCGTTTGGCCGAATTCTTGTTCCAAGACATAAATCTCACGGCGCGAGTTCGGAGCGACATTCACGTTTCAAGCGTCGCTTCATTGGAGCCGTCCAGCGTCACCCCAGTCGCGACTCCGACCATCGTCTTGCTCCTGAGCACCGCGCCGCCATGCCGGGTGCCCAAGGCAGGACATGGGAGTGGATTGGACCTCAATGACGGAGATGTGGCGGTCGTCCTGGCCTTCAGTCAACCAGATGTTGAGCCTCGGCTCCCACGACTTCCTCGGTCTTCGCCTTGTCGCGGTGACTGAGAAGCTCGACGGCACATCATTCACCGCCGTCATCAGGCAGGAGGAATGCGGTATTTGTAGCCGGAAACAATGGATGGACAAGGCCTACGAGTCAAATGTTTGGTGCGTGTGGCCCGGTAGGCTGCGATTTGAGAAGAATTTGAGACGGCAGGAGAGCAGTCGGGCTTTTCTCTGTCGATCAGGCCGAAGTCAGCGGTCCGGGCTTTAGCAGAACAAGTTAGAGCGGTTTCTCTTTGACTGAGCCGGTTGTCCCTTGTTATCCCTTCCTGGATGGAGGGCACGGGGATGAAGGCTTATTCTGCCGACCTGCGCGAGCGGGTCCTCGCCGCCTGCGACCGGCGCGACGGCACCCGCGAGCAGATCGCCTCGCGGTTCTCCGTCAGCGTCACCTGGATTGGCAAGCTGGTGCGGCCGCGGCGCGACACCGGCTCGATCGCCCCCCGGCCGCACGGCGGCGGGCGGGCCCCGGCCTTCGACGGCGAGGCCGCGGGGCGACTCCGCGAGGCGGTCCGGGCCGACGACGACGCCACGCTCGCGCCGTTGGCCGAGGCCGCCGGCGTGGGCTGCTGCCCGTCGGCCGTGCACCGGGCGCTGAGGCGACTGGGCATCACGCGCCAAAAAAGTCGCGGCGGGCGGCCGAGCGGGATCGCCCCGAGTTGAAGGCGCACCGGCAGGCCTGGCGCGAGGAGTTCGCCGCGGTCGACCCGGGGCGGCTGGTCTTCCTCGACGAGAGCGGCGCCAGCACGGCGATGGACCGTACCCACGGCCGGGCCCCCAGCGGGGTCCGCGTCGACGGCCCGGTGCCGCACGGCCACTGGAAGGTCACGACGCTGACCGCCGCGGTTCGCCTCGACGGCGTGCCGGCGGCGGCCTGCCTGGCCTTCGACGGGGCGACCAACGCCGCCTGCTTCGAGGCCGACATCGGCCGGTGCCTGGCCCCGACGCTCCGTCCGGGCGACGTCGTGATCATCGACAACTTGCCGTGCCACAAGACGGCCGAGGTCGGCCGGCTGATCGCGGCGGCCGGGGCCGAGGTGCGGTACCTGCCGCCGTACAGTCCGGACCTCAGCCCGATCGAGTCGATGTTCTCCAAGCTGAAGCCGCACCTGAGGTCGGCCAAGGCGCGGACGGCCGAGGCGCGGATCGGTGCGATGGGCGACGGCCTGAGGGCCGTCGAGCCGGGCGACCTCCGCGGCTGGTTCGGCCACTGCGGATACCGGAGCGGGGTAGAGGCGTCAACCGACACGCTCAAAGGAAAACCGGGCTAAGACCTCGAAGTCGCCACCTTGCGGATCTTCAACTTCCTGAATGTGGACGACGACCGACTCCATAACTCCGGGGAGAATTGCAGCTGCTAGCGCAACTCCGTTAGATCGTCAGGATTCCCGGTAGAATCGAAGTTCACGCGTCGAAAAGCATCGATTTGCTGCGGTTTTTCAGAGTGGTAAAGGAATGGTATCAGGCTCTGCCTGACGGATGCTCATGCCGTCAACAGACTCCTATATCTCTGCCTGATGACCAACTCAACGGTGGTCAGGTCGTTGACCGCCAGCTTGTCGAGTTGGGTCGCCTCGTCGCGGCACTCCTTCAGTCTGCCGATACGCAGCTCCCCCATCGGCCGCCGTGGGCTTGAGCCGACATGGGGTGGGCAATGAGTGTGATGGAACGTTGTTCAGTTCGTGCCGCTTCGCATCGCATCCTCCCAGGAGGATGCGATGCGAAAAACAACGGGATCATCCCACTGACGGAGGCTAGGCCATCACGTCCTTGATCACGCTGCCATGCACATCCGTCAAGCGGAAGTCTCGGCCGCTGTATCGATAGGTCAGGCGAGTGTGATCCAGTCCCATCAAGTGCAGGATCGTGGCGTGGAAGTCGTGCACATGAACCGGGTTTTCCGCCACGCCATCACCGTAGTGATCCGAGATTCCATAGCTGGTGCCCCCCTTGACTCCGCCGCCCGCAAAGAAGCAGGTGAAGCACCGGGCGTGGTGGCCACGACCCTGGGGGGTCAGGTCTTGCCAGGGGGTGCGGCCGAACTCGGTGCAGCCGACAATCAGGGTTTCCTCGAGCATCCCTCGACGCTTCAGATCGGCCACCAAAGCCGCGATCGGCTGGTCGATCTTCCGGGCCAAGCCTCGGTGATCTTCCATGTCATTGTGGCTATCCCAGTTGGTGTTCGACCCGACGTCGAACAGCTCGACCACGCGTACCCCTCGCTCGACCAGACGCCTGGCGACCAGGCATTGCGCGGCGAATGAGGTCCGGTCCTCGGCCGTGGCTCCGTAGAGGTCCAGCGTGCTCTTCGATTCCCGGCCGATATCGAAGGCTTCTGGCGCCTCGCGCATCAGGCCCTGGGCAGTGTCGAACGTCAGCATCCGGGCATCCAGCGCGTTGTCGCCGGGATGGGCCTGCAGGTGTCCCTGGTTCAGGTCGCGGAGCATCAGGCCTTCCAGTTCCTGACGTCTCACTGAGGCGATCGGGCTGGCCACGTCGGGCAGCGGATTCGGCCCGGGGATGACACGCACTCCCTTGTGGAAGGCGGGCAAGAAGTTGGAATCCCAGGCCTGGAACGCGTTGTATGGCTCCTTGGCCGCCAGCACAACGAAGGATGGCAGGTTCGTATTCTGCGTCCCCAGGCCGTAGCTGATCCATGACCCGAAGCTCGGCATCGGGATCGTGACCGAGCCGGTCAGCATGCCCAAGGTGGCCGCCGAGTGCCCGGCCGAGTCGCCATGAACTGAGTGCAGGAAACAGAACTCGTCGATCACGTTGCCGACGTTCTCGAAGAGCTCGCTGACCATCTTTCCCGACTCGCCGCGCGGACGGAACTTGTAGGTCGACGCCTTAACCTTACGCTTGCCGTCCTCCATGAGCTTGTCATGGTCGCGTTGAAGGTCTGGCTTGAAGTCGAACGTGTCCATGTGCGAGAGCCCGCCCGTCATGAAAAAGACGATCAGGTTCTTCGCCTTGGACGGGAAATGCCCAAGCCGGGGAGCGAGGGGGTGCCCTCCGTTCAGGCCGGCGGCCAACGCGAGCCGATGGTGCATGCCCAGGCCCGCCAGCGCCGCGGAGGAAGCAGCGCTGGCCAGAAATTGGCGTCGGTCGATCTGAGGACGGTTCATCATCAAGAGCTCCCAGTCGGGCCTGGGGATGAGGGGGGCGGGGGGTCGTCAATCGACGTAATGGAACTCATTGGAGGCGAGCAGGCTGCGGGCCAGGCTGGCCCAGGCCTCGACCGGCCTGCGGTCGGCGGCCACGCCCTCGCGATCGAGCGCGGCCTCGTAAGCAGCGAGGAAGGTCGTCGACTTCGCCAACTCGGCGGCCGATGGGCCCCGGGCGTAGACCCTGCGGAACGCCAGGTCGACCCGGACCGACTGATCGCCGCTCGACGCGATCAGCGTCTTCGCGAATCGCTCGGCCTGCTCGTGGACGAACGGGTTGTTCAGCAGGAAGAGTGACTGGAGCGGCACGGCCGAGGCGTCGCGCACCGGGGTCGTCATGCTGGTGTCGGGGCCGTTGAACAGCGAGAGGTAAGGGTGTGCGTGCAGCCGCTGGACCATCAGGTAGACGCTCCGATGGTTCGACGGGTAGACCGCCTTGAACTGATGATGCGCCGTGTAGGTCCATTTGGCGACCGGAGGAAACGCGTGCGGGCCGGGCCGGCTCAAATCCAGGTCGCCGCCGAGGGCCAACAACGAGTCACGGAGCGATTCGGCGTCGAGCTGGCGACGATCACCGCGCCAATACCAGGTGTTGCCCGCATCCGCCTCGAACGCGGCCGAGTCATGCACCGTGGCCAGCTGGTAAGTCCTCGACAGCATGATCCGTCGATGCATCGCCTTGATCGACCAGCCCGACTCGACAAACTGGCGAGCAAGCTCGTCGAGCAGCTCCGGATGCGTGGGAGGCGTTCCACGCAGGCCGAAGTCCGACGGCGTGGCCACGATCGGCTTGCCGAAGTGGTGCTGCCAGATCCGATTGACCATCACGCGTGCGGTCAGGGGCTTCGGCGGCCCGTCGGTCAGCCATTGCGCGAGCTGGAGCCGGCCGCTCTGGCCTTCGGGGATCGGCAGCTTGCCGCCGGCATCCAGGCAGAGCGGGACCCCGCGCGGGACCAGGTCTCCCAGCGTCGTGGGGTCGCCCCCCACCTGAAGCTTGACGTCGGTGGGCGTGCCTTCGCGGACGGCGTAGGCCCAGGGCAGGCCGGTGTGAGGCGATTCCTTCTGCTTCGCGGTGAGCGCCGCCTTCAGGGCGTTGATCTCGCCGTCGGGTCGTTTGAGGGTGACGGCCTGCTCGACCTCGGCCGACATCCGGGCGATCGTCGCGGCGTGCTCAGCCTCGCGGGACTTGACCACTGCGGGAAGCGCAAGCGGGGCGAACTCGCTGGGCTTCTTATCTTCCTCGGCACCGGCGAACGGATACTTGGTCCCCGCGAAGACGCCGTAGAGTGCGTAGTAGTCCTTGGCTGAGATCGGGTCGAACTTGTGGTCGTGGCACCGGGCGCAGCGGAGCGACAGGCCCAGCACGGTCTGCCCGGTGGTGTTGAGCGTGTCCTCGATGATCTGATGTGTATCTTCCAGTTTGACGGTACCGAACCGTTTGGCCTGCGCCACGAACCCGGTGGCGATCACCCGCCGGTTGTAGTCCTCGGGCGGGCCTTGCGGGGCCAGGATGTCGCCGGCC
It encodes:
- a CDS encoding selenium-binding family protein, encoding MKRRDFLASVATAAAPLIATPRPGLCVDSEPDSRTFATPAEAAKSPPEMLAYVAAIYEGTGIRKPDYLATIDVDPKSETYSRVVHRLPMPNVGDELHHFGWDACASCHGVRGRRYLILPGLLSGRIHIVDTLDRRRPKLYKVIEPDEIRSKARLSGPHTVHCLADGRVMISMLGDEAGNAPGGFLLLDDRFDVAGRWEAGLDGMNYNYDFWYQPRHNVMVSSEWAAPKTFREGFKPADVAAGKYGRRLHFWDWQERKISQTIDLGEDGQIPLEVRFHHDPASTHGFVGAALSSTVWHWHKVGGRWDARKVISVPAEVVKGSKDPVPGLITDLVLSLDDRWLYLSNWLHGDVRQYDVTDPAKPRLAAQLWLGGMLGRPSDAKASLTGGPQMLQLSLDGKRLYVTNSLFSRWDNQFYPQIAEKGSYMLRVDCDTKSGGMSLDERFLVDFGKEPEGPARAHEVRFPYGDSTSDIWA
- a CDS encoding IS630 family transposase, which gives rise to MHVADHLPPDELRALADAATEKRRFLRVRAVILAREGRTAPEIAAALGCSRRGAQDWVARYNADGPGGLDDRPRPGRPSFLTPEMADRLRRRIDAGPAPEDATCALRGPEVRALLGREFGVLYSLPAVYALLHRLGYSCLDPRPSHQKADPEARELFKKKVAGRIDDVGRAHPGKRVEVWFEDEARFGQKGTLTTVWARRGSRPAAVRQTQYDDLWVIAAACPASGAAAGIIMPQLDTPTINLFLKEFSRQLAPDVQAVLIWDNAGFHISGSRLLPPNVSVIQLPPYSPELNPIENFWHYLRSHYWSNRVYEDWEALKGAAVEAMAAVGTDAERIKSVCAAPYLDRRESAGIN
- the ahcY gene encoding adenosylhomocysteinase yields the protein MTAVAQKPAATFSDYHVRDISLAPWGRREMAIAEIEMPGLMAIREEYASRQPLKGARITGSLHMTIQTAVLIETLKALGAEVRWASCNIFSTQDHAASAIAAAGIPVFAFKGESLEEYWDYSHKIFEWADGGHSNMILDDGGDATLLLHLGARAEVDIHVLDNPTSEEERVLYAAIKSRIASQPGWYAKNLAAIKGVTEETTTGVHRLYQMHKRGELKFPAINVNDSVTKSKFDNLYGCRESLVDGIKRATDVMIAGKIAVVAGYGDVGKGSAQALRALSAQVWVTEIDPICALQAAMEGYRVVTMDYAADKADIFVTTTGNYRVITHDHMAKMKNQAIVCNIGHFDNEIDVASLEKYTWEEIKPQVDHIIFPDGKRIILLAKGRLVNLGCGTGHPSYVMSSSFANQVLAQIELWQDNAKYPVGVYVLPKKLDEHVARLQLKTLSVELSELTPEQAAYIHVPKEGPYKSDQYRY
- a CDS encoding IS630 family transposase produces the protein MKAHRQAWREEFAAVDPGRLVFLDESGASTAMDRTHGRAPSGVRVDGPVPHGHWKVTTLTAAVRLDGVPAAACLAFDGATNAACFEADIGRCLAPTLRPGDVVIIDNLPCHKTAEVGRLIAAAGAEVRYLPPYSPDLSPIESMFSKLKPHLRSAKARTAEARIGAMGDGLRAVEPGDLRGWFGHCGYRSGVEASTDTLKGKPG
- a CDS encoding DUF1501 domain-containing protein, whose product is MNRPQIDRRQFLASAASSAALAGLGMHHRLALAAGLNGGHPLAPRLGHFPSKAKNLIVFFMTGGLSHMDTFDFKPDLQRDHDKLMEDGKRKVKASTYKFRPRGESGKMVSELFENVGNVIDEFCFLHSVHGDSAGHSAATLGMLTGSVTIPMPSFGSWISYGLGTQNTNLPSFVVLAAKEPYNAFQAWDSNFLPAFHKGVRVIPGPNPLPDVASPIASVRRQELEGLMLRDLNQGHLQAHPGDNALDARMLTFDTAQGLMREAPEAFDIGRESKSTLDLYGATAEDRTSFAAQCLVARRLVERGVRVVELFDVGSNTNWDSHNDMEDHRGLARKIDQPIAALVADLKRRGMLEETLIVGCTEFGRTPWQDLTPQGRGHHARCFTCFFAGGGVKGGTSYGISDHYGDGVAENPVHVHDFHATILHLMGLDHTRLTYRYSGRDFRLTDVHGSVIKDVMA
- a CDS encoding PSD1 and planctomycete cytochrome C domain-containing protein encodes the protein MVASMLRAKPLFRLAFAASILVQPSLAAEDHETAFELTVRPVLASSCVKCHGPTKQSGSLRLDSREAMLKGGDNGPAIVPGNPGESLLIQAISQADDALKMPPNKPLAKDQREALEAWIAAGAIWPESKASSKATIEGENHWAFEPFSQNKAPDDPSGWAQGAIDQWIAAGQRSHGVRPVEQAERRILIRRASFDLTGLPPSPEQVEAFARDVRPDAFARLIDELLASPQYGERWGRYWLDLARYADTAGDNSDYPIPQAYLYRDYVIDAFNADIPYDRFLHEQLAGDILAPQGPPEDYNRRVIATGFVAQAKRFGTVKLEDTHQIIEDTLNTTGQTVLGLSLRCARCHDHKFDPISAKDYYALYGVFAGTKYPFAGAEEDKKPSEFAPLALPAVVKSREAEHAATIARMSAEVEQAVTLKRPDGEINALKAALTAKQKESPHTGLPWAYAVREGTPTDVKLQVGGDPTTLGDLVPRGVPLCLDAGGKLPIPEGQSGRLQLAQWLTDGPPKPLTARVMVNRIWQHHFGKPIVATPSDFGLRGTPPTHPELLDELARQFVESGWSIKAMHRRIMLSRTYQLATVHDSAAFEADAGNTWYWRGDRRQLDAESLRDSLLALGGDLDLSRPGPHAFPPVAKWTYTAHHQFKAVYPSNHRSVYLMVQRLHAHPYLSLFNGPDTSMTTPVRDASAVPLQSLFLLNNPFVHEQAERFAKTLIASSGDQSVRVDLAFRRVYARGPSAAELAKSTTFLAAYEAALDREGVAADRRPVEAWASLARSLLASNEFHYVD